From the Paenibacillus sp. FSL H8-0548 genome, one window contains:
- a CDS encoding helix-turn-helix domain-containing protein produces the protein MRSLTFLSKMTIFGFLLSTLPVIFIGSFSYVTSTKEIQKNVNAGKMQLIMQINSNVEQKLTTVNHTLNQVINSTVLKKAMNQPLTVNEFVMYDDLRSEIRHMQSFDTKLEDVVLINDRHNWMIKNSGLYDFEHYAYYEELASLMQESESTSWVLNPSSWFYSEEAAGSAACSYSISLVKKLPTNGLEHYGLALANIPTCSLEELLENEGDPFSNMMILDDQFRILLHHDQSLIGKPLAESGLHMEQLTDTSGQYTAAIDQQNYSVSYYRSELNGWIYLSTTSIASITKESTKIGAYTLYICLFMVMLSMLLAWLVSRRMYSPIQLLLNQIGERLTDIQKRKTNEFQAIGERVTHLFQSKSELEKEVSQHIHQVRTFFLMKAFQGTAKQSEIPERLVQFGYKRQLEEWSTMAAITLQIDFSDSSRYSKSDSELLLFAVHNMIEELIPAEQRLSPVIMDQTIVTIIGSSESDLEAFHTAKYALTEHLQQQITSYLNVQVSIGMSLPFHSFSALATAYREGLEALKHRIKLGEGIIIQYENINEGNHYLNLNYPGQIENELMDAIKLADKDKSKELLRTFLQAVFAVELSPQEYQIPLARLLNNLLIVMQESGVSLNQIHPMKGSLLEELLELHTTTEIDDWFWTKVVYPMIKIFKDRQEAQYHNISEKIIDLVQHQYDTDLTLEECASRLHYNANYLSSVFRKETGHSFSEYLSMYRFKMAKKWLAESEMPIKDIAAKLCYNNPQNFIRSFRKQEGITPGQYRYKKRGE, from the coding sequence ACGGTTCTGAAAAAAGCGATGAACCAGCCGCTCACCGTAAACGAATTTGTCATGTATGACGATTTGCGAAGCGAGATTCGGCATATGCAATCGTTTGACACAAAGCTGGAGGATGTTGTGCTGATCAATGATCGGCATAACTGGATGATCAAAAACTCCGGTCTATATGATTTTGAGCACTATGCTTATTATGAGGAGCTTGCCAGCTTGATGCAAGAAAGCGAGAGCACCTCTTGGGTACTGAACCCATCCAGCTGGTTTTATAGCGAGGAGGCCGCAGGAAGTGCCGCTTGCAGCTACAGCATCAGTCTAGTTAAGAAGCTCCCTACCAACGGACTTGAGCATTACGGCTTGGCGCTTGCCAATATTCCGACCTGCAGCCTAGAGGAATTGCTCGAAAATGAAGGCGACCCCTTCTCTAATATGATGATTTTGGATGATCAATTTCGCATTTTGCTGCATCACGATCAGTCGTTGATTGGCAAGCCCTTAGCGGAGAGCGGCTTACACATGGAGCAGCTTACAGATACATCAGGCCAGTATACGGCTGCGATCGATCAACAGAATTATTCAGTTTCCTACTATCGCTCCGAGCTTAACGGCTGGATCTATTTGTCGACGACCTCCATTGCCAGCATTACGAAGGAATCGACTAAAATTGGCGCGTACACGCTCTATATATGCCTGTTTATGGTCATGCTGAGCATGCTGCTTGCTTGGCTTGTCTCTCGCCGCATGTACTCCCCCATTCAGCTCCTGCTGAATCAGATCGGTGAGCGGCTGACTGATATTCAGAAACGGAAAACGAATGAATTCCAGGCCATTGGCGAGCGTGTTACACATTTATTCCAATCAAAATCAGAGCTGGAGAAAGAGGTTAGCCAGCATATCCATCAGGTCCGTACCTTCTTCCTGATGAAAGCCTTCCAAGGAACAGCTAAGCAAAGTGAGATCCCAGAGAGACTGGTTCAATTCGGCTATAAGCGGCAGCTGGAGGAGTGGAGCACGATGGCTGCCATTACGCTGCAAATCGATTTCAGCGACAGCAGCCGTTATTCAAAAAGCGATTCAGAGCTGCTGCTATTCGCCGTGCACAATATGATTGAGGAGCTTATTCCTGCTGAGCAGCGCCTCTCGCCGGTCATCATGGATCAGACTATCGTGACGATAATCGGCAGCAGCGAATCTGACCTAGAAGCGTTTCACACGGCCAAGTACGCCCTAACCGAGCATCTTCAGCAGCAAATTACGAGCTATCTCAACGTGCAGGTCAGCATAGGCATGAGCTTGCCGTTTCATTCCTTCTCCGCGCTTGCCACTGCGTACAGGGAAGGTCTGGAGGCGCTGAAGCATCGGATCAAATTAGGCGAGGGCATCATCATTCAGTATGAGAACATCAATGAAGGCAATCACTATTTAAATCTGAATTATCCAGGGCAGATTGAGAACGAGCTTATGGATGCCATTAAGCTGGCGGATAAAGACAAATCGAAGGAGCTGCTTCGGACCTTTTTGCAGGCGGTATTTGCCGTAGAGCTGTCCCCCCAGGAATACCAGATCCCGCTGGCTCGGCTGCTCAATAACCTACTGATCGTCATGCAGGAATCCGGAGTAAGCTTGAATCAGATTCACCCCATGAAGGGCTCGCTGCTCGAGGAGCTGCTGGAGCTGCACACGACTACAGAAATTGACGACTGGTTCTGGACTAAAGTCGTTTATCCGATGATCAAGATTTTCAAGGATCGCCAAGAGGCGCAGTATCATAACATTTCCGAGAAAATCATTGATCTCGTGCAGCATCAATACGATACCGACCTTACGCTGGAGGAATGCGCTTCACGCCTTCATTATAATGCCAATTATTTAAGCAGCGTGTTCCGCAAGGAAACCGGCCATTCCTTTAGCGAGTATTTGTCGATGTACCGTTTTAAAATGGCTAAGAAATGGCTTGCTGAGAGTGAAATGCCGATCAAGGACATTGCTGCCAAGCTTTGCTATAATAATCCGCAAAATTTTATTCGCTCCTTCCGCAAACAGGAAGGCATCACGCCTGGTCAGTATCGCTATAAAAAACGCGGTGAATAA
- a CDS encoding DinB family protein produces the protein MLQRPSKEEYMAYYEQYVALVGDEPLIDTLAKQLTSTTELLSDIPEQQSNFRYAEGKWTLKEVIGHISDNERVMSYRLLRIARGDNTPLAGYDQDQFMSGSSFQDWSLSQIIEDYISVRKATLTLLRGLSDEAWQRIGSANGTEITARAIAYIIAGHELHHWRIIQDKYLG, from the coding sequence ATGCTGCAACGACCGTCCAAGGAAGAATATATGGCCTATTATGAGCAATATGTTGCATTAGTAGGAGACGAACCGCTAATTGATACACTTGCAAAACAGCTGACAAGCACGACTGAGCTGCTCTCTGATATTCCTGAGCAGCAGTCAAATTTCCGCTATGCAGAAGGCAAATGGACGCTTAAGGAGGTTATTGGGCATATCTCAGATAACGAGCGCGTCATGAGCTATCGCTTGCTTCGCATCGCCCGCGGCGATAATACACCGCTTGCTGGCTATGACCAAGACCAATTTATGAGCGGCTCCTCGTTCCAGGACTGGAGCTTATCCCAGATCATTGAGGACTATATATCCGTTCGAAAGGCAACACTCACGCTGCTGCGCGGCTTGTCCGACGAGGCTTGGCAACGCATTGGCTCAGCTAATGGCACAGAGATCACAGCTAGAGCAATAGCATATATCATTGCAGGGCATGAGCTTCATCATTGGAGGATCATTCAGGATAAATATTTGGGTTAA
- a CDS encoding DUF1284 domain-containing protein, translating into MTIRLRGHHLLCLLGYRGMGYSDDFCTNMTIIYETLRTSPHTEVEIVIGPDDVCKAYPPDKAYHCEGTVYGLDAAVLAKLGLSANERDSWQSICSRVAATMVPEDISRLCTTCPWEKYGVCSEGVGLVVNGQPLPKVGS; encoded by the coding sequence ATGACGATTCGATTGCGGGGGCATCATCTGCTTTGTTTACTCGGTTACCGAGGCATGGGCTATTCTGATGATTTCTGCACCAATATGACGATCATTTATGAGACGCTGCGCACCAGCCCCCATACCGAGGTTGAGATTGTCATCGGTCCAGACGATGTATGCAAAGCTTATCCGCCAGATAAGGCCTACCACTGTGAAGGCACGGTCTACGGTTTAGATGCGGCTGTGCTTGCAAAGCTTGGACTGAGTGCAAATGAACGCGACAGCTGGCAGTCCATATGCAGCCGCGTTGCAGCTACAATGGTGCCTGAGGATATTAGCCGGCTCTGTACCACTTGTCCGTGGGAGAAATACGGGGTCTGCTCGGAAGGCGTCGGTCTCGTTGTCAACGGCCAGCCGCTGCCTAAGGTAGGCAGCTAA
- a CDS encoding DUF4180 domain-containing protein, translated as MNIFIDQNGNSMVAIVDSSDIVIHDVQDALDLMASISYNNNGCNKIMINKSNITEDFFELKTGLAGDVLQKYANYNVKLAIVGEFAEYNSKSLKDFIYECNNGKQVFFLKDKQDALHALHSIN; from the coding sequence ATGAATATATTTATCGACCAAAATGGTAATTCTATGGTCGCAATTGTAGATAGTTCTGATATCGTAATACACGATGTTCAAGATGCATTGGATTTAATGGCTTCTATTAGTTACAACAACAATGGTTGCAATAAAATAATGATTAACAAATCGAACATAACTGAGGATTTCTTCGAGCTAAAGACTGGACTTGCTGGTGATGTATTGCAGAAATATGCGAACTACAATGTTAAGCTCGCTATTGTCGGAGAATTCGCTGAGTATAACAGCAAGAGTTTGAAGGATTTTATTTATGAGTGTAACAATGGCAAGCAGGTATTCTTTTTAAAAGATAAACAGGATGCACTTCACGCTCTTCACAGTATCAATTAA
- the serS gene encoding serine--tRNA ligase translates to MLDMKWIRQNEEQVQKVAAQKGILISITELLQWDEKRRSLLQEVEALRSLRNKLSNHIGTLVRQGAPQQEVEQAKQKVKETNEKLAVAETELTRAECKTAELLALVPNIVSPDTPEGRSDADNVEQRRIGEAPIFGFELRDHMALGELHDMVDVQRGVKTAGSRNYYLKGAGVLLHRAVQQLALDMLLQKGFTLLDVPLMVRTEAMNHTGFFPLGEDQTYRIANEDKWLVGTSEVPMVAYYADEIIDADRPIKLAAASTCFRSEVGSAGRDVHGLYRVHQFAKVEQVILCKADPVLSEALLQQITANAEELLQCLELPYRVMAVCTGDMSQKTYKQYDIETWMPSRGAYGETHSSSNLHDFQARRSNIRYRDKDGSLKFCHTLNNTAVASPRILIPLLENHQQEDGSIRIPAALQPYMNGMQQILLPKG, encoded by the coding sequence ATGTTGGACATGAAATGGATCAGGCAAAATGAGGAACAAGTGCAGAAGGTAGCCGCTCAGAAAGGGATACTCATTTCGATTACGGAGCTGCTGCAATGGGATGAGAAACGGCGCTCGCTGTTGCAGGAGGTTGAGGCTCTAAGGAGCCTGCGCAATAAGCTGTCGAACCATATCGGGACGCTGGTGAGGCAGGGCGCACCGCAGCAAGAGGTGGAGCAGGCGAAGCAGAAGGTAAAGGAAACGAATGAGAAGCTAGCCGTTGCAGAAACAGAGCTGACAAGAGCGGAGTGCAAAACGGCAGAGCTGCTCGCGCTAGTTCCGAATATCGTGTCGCCGGATACGCCAGAGGGCCGCTCGGATGCCGATAATGTGGAGCAAAGACGGATAGGCGAAGCACCAATCTTTGGTTTTGAGCTGAGGGATCATATGGCGCTTGGCGAGCTCCACGATATGGTTGATGTTCAGCGGGGCGTAAAGACAGCGGGCAGCCGCAACTATTATTTGAAGGGAGCGGGTGTGCTGCTCCATCGGGCGGTGCAGCAGCTGGCCCTTGATATGCTGCTGCAAAAAGGCTTCACGCTGCTCGATGTGCCGTTGATGGTTCGGACGGAAGCGATGAACCATACAGGCTTTTTCCCGTTAGGGGAAGACCAAACCTATCGAATTGCGAATGAGGATAAATGGCTGGTCGGCACCTCGGAAGTGCCTATGGTTGCCTATTACGCAGATGAAATCATAGACGCGGATCGTCCAATCAAGCTGGCCGCGGCTTCGACCTGCTTCCGCAGCGAAGTTGGCTCGGCGGGCAGGGATGTTCATGGGCTATACCGAGTTCACCAGTTCGCTAAGGTGGAGCAGGTCATTCTATGCAAGGCTGATCCTGTGCTATCGGAGGCGCTGCTGCAGCAAATAACGGCGAATGCCGAGGAGCTGCTGCAATGCCTGGAGCTGCCTTACCGGGTCATGGCGGTATGTACCGGCGACATGTCGCAAAAAACATATAAGCAATACGATATTGAAACGTGGATGCCGAGCCGTGGAGCCTATGGGGAGACACATTCGTCGTCGAACCTGCACGATTTTCAAGCGCGTCGCTCGAATATCCGTTACCGAGATAAGGATGGCTCGCTAAAGTTTTGCCATACGCTCAACAATACGGCAGTGGCAAGCCCGCGTATTCTCATTCCACTCCTCGAGAATCATCAGCAGGAGGATGGCTCTATCCGTATTCCGGCAGCGCTTCAGCCTTATATGAATGGCATGCAGCAGATTCTTCTGCCCAAAGGTTAA
- a CDS encoding TetM/TetW/TetO/TetS family tetracycline resistance ribosomal protection protein encodes MASNASQNIRNIGIFAHVDAGKTTTTEQILFHSGRIRSLGSVDAGTAQTDFLEVERSRGISVRAAATRFSWQGITINLVDTPGHVDFLSEVERSLRVMDGAVLIISAVEGVQAQTEVIWDALRERNIPTLIYVNKLDRIGANPLGTMRQIRRLLTPLAAPIQAPNGVEDSFSGLINLLEDDSQREEWQSYLLLLEETVAERDESLLLHYLEHGTLLRAELKQMLPALTKNRELFPILFGASNRGIGIEPLMQAMVALLPPPENVVEGPVSGVVFRIERDSVMGRIAYVRLYSGAIRNRDSIVNKTQQIEEKITQIRKIDGQKVEDVGLLEAGDIAAVCGWNQARIGDIIGCADYVPGETRLAVPLLTVQVRWSSEADYPAVVAALQELADEDPLLGLQWLQEQRELHVKVMGPIQIEVLTHLLNHRYGLKAGFGEPSVIYKETPAQAGEGFIAYTMPKPCWAILRFLIEPGERGSGLTYSSVVRSERLLDRYQNEVARSVPEALQQGLFGWEVTDLKVTLIEGEHHVWHTHPLDFALATPMGIMDGLSHIGVKLLEPMLSFRLSVPEENGGKLMNELILMRGEFDTPVVRQERMEIEGTLPVATSLDFPARFGSLTKGRGVLATFFAGYRECPPDVHAERERRGVSPLDQSKYILAFRNALASS; translated from the coding sequence ATGGCATCTAACGCTTCGCAAAATATACGAAATATCGGAATTTTTGCCCATGTGGATGCAGGAAAGACGACGACGACTGAGCAAATACTGTTTCACAGCGGTCGTATTCGCTCACTGGGCAGTGTCGATGCTGGCACGGCGCAGACTGACTTTTTGGAGGTTGAACGCTCCAGAGGGATTTCTGTTCGCGCGGCGGCAACTAGGTTCTCGTGGCAGGGAATTACGATTAACCTAGTGGACACGCCGGGACATGTCGATTTTCTTTCCGAGGTAGAGCGCTCCTTGCGTGTGATGGATGGCGCAGTACTGATTATATCTGCGGTTGAGGGCGTACAGGCGCAGACCGAAGTGATATGGGATGCGCTGCGGGAGCGAAATATTCCAACGCTGATCTACGTGAACAAGCTCGATCGAATCGGGGCCAATCCACTAGGTACAATGCGGCAAATTAGACGACTGCTAACTCCCTTGGCTGCGCCGATACAGGCGCCAAACGGTGTAGAGGACAGCTTTAGCGGCCTAATCAACTTACTTGAGGATGACAGCCAGCGGGAGGAATGGCAGTCGTATTTGCTGCTGCTTGAGGAAACAGTTGCTGAGCGAGACGAATCCCTTCTTCTTCACTACTTGGAGCACGGGACGCTGCTTAGGGCAGAGCTGAAGCAAATGCTGCCAGCGCTTACAAAGAACAGAGAGCTGTTTCCTATTCTGTTTGGCGCATCGAATCGAGGGATTGGCATTGAGCCGCTTATGCAGGCGATGGTTGCGCTGCTGCCACCTCCGGAAAATGTCGTGGAAGGGCCTGTATCCGGAGTCGTCTTTCGTATCGAGCGTGATTCGGTGATGGGTAGAATCGCCTATGTGCGCCTATACAGCGGTGCCATCCGGAATCGGGATTCTATTGTGAATAAGACACAGCAGATTGAGGAGAAGATTACACAGATTCGCAAAATCGATGGGCAAAAGGTAGAGGATGTCGGATTGCTGGAGGCAGGCGATATCGCTGCTGTTTGCGGCTGGAATCAGGCGCGTATTGGCGATATTATCGGCTGTGCCGACTATGTTCCCGGAGAGACACGGCTGGCGGTGCCGCTTCTAACGGTTCAGGTGCGCTGGAGCAGTGAGGCCGATTATCCAGCTGTCGTTGCCGCGCTGCAGGAGCTGGCGGATGAGGACCCGCTGCTTGGCTTGCAATGGCTGCAGGAGCAGCGGGAGCTCCATGTGAAAGTAATGGGACCTATACAAATTGAGGTGCTGACTCATCTGCTGAACCATCGCTACGGCTTGAAGGCCGGCTTTGGCGAGCCTTCCGTTATTTATAAAGAAACGCCAGCACAGGCAGGAGAGGGTTTTATTGCTTATACGATGCCGAAGCCGTGCTGGGCGATTTTGCGGTTTCTTATTGAGCCTGGTGAACGCGGCAGCGGGTTAACCTACAGCTCTGTCGTTCGCTCAGAGCGGCTGCTTGACCGCTATCAGAACGAGGTTGCTAGAAGTGTGCCGGAAGCGCTTCAGCAGGGGCTTTTTGGCTGGGAGGTCACGGATCTGAAGGTGACGCTCATTGAGGGAGAGCATCATGTATGGCATACGCATCCGCTTGACTTCGCGCTTGCTACGCCAATGGGCATTATGGATGGCCTGTCACATATAGGAGTGAAGCTTCTCGAGCCGATGCTCTCGTTCCGTCTCTCTGTACCGGAGGAGAATGGGGGCAAGCTGATGAATGAGCTCATTCTCATGCGTGGTGAGTTTGACACGCCAGTTGTCAGGCAGGAGAGAATGGAAATTGAAGGAACGCTGCCAGTTGCAACCTCGCTCGATTTTCCAGCGCGGTTTGGTTCGCTGACCAAGGGCAGGGGAGTTTTGGCGACCTTCTTCGCGGGCTATCGTGAATGTCCTCCTGATGTGCATGCAGAGCGTGAAAGACGAGGAGTTAGCCCGCTGGATCAATCCAAATATATTTTAGCCTTTCGAAACGCGCTTGCGAGCTCTTAG
- a CDS encoding YceI family protein: MAKSQWTVDSTHSSIDFSVKHMMIAKVKGTFQAFEANIVADAHDLTSADIQITIDLNSVNTRNNDRDAHLRSADFFEVEKHPSLIFTSTAITKTDEGEYALIGDVNLHGVTRSETFSVTFEGAGKDPWGNEKVGFSATGSLKRSNYGLTYNAALETGGVLIGDEVKVSIEIEASHQG; encoded by the coding sequence ATGGCAAAATCACAATGGACGGTTGACTCTACGCACAGCAGCATTGATTTCTCAGTAAAGCATATGATGATAGCAAAGGTTAAAGGTACTTTTCAAGCCTTTGAAGCAAACATCGTTGCCGACGCTCATGATCTGACTTCAGCAGATATTCAAATTACGATCGATCTAAACAGCGTGAATACACGCAACAATGATCGTGATGCACATCTTCGGAGTGCTGATTTTTTTGAAGTTGAGAAACATCCTTCTCTAATCTTCACATCAACAGCGATTACAAAAACAGATGAAGGTGAATATGCGCTTATAGGCGACGTGAATCTGCATGGTGTAACACGCTCCGAGACATTTTCTGTCACCTTTGAAGGTGCGGGCAAAGATCCTTGGGGCAATGAAAAAGTCGGTTTTAGCGCGACGGGCAGCCTGAAACGCAGCAACTACGGACTAACCTATAATGCTGCTCTAGAAACAGGCGGCGTACTCATTGGCGACGAAGTGAAGGTTTCGATTGAAATTGAAGCGTCTCACCAAGGTTAA
- a CDS encoding MATE family efflux transporter, translated as MSTATAGNGQGQQEQKGINLFFLTWPIFLEISLFMFMGIADTLMLSAISDNAVSGVGASNQFLHIAILLLEVIGNGASIVVAQYIGSRKFVEAAKISALAVTLNLAVGLLLSLTFVLFGGHLLQTLNLQGEILVHAKSYLSIVGGFIFLQAIINSIAAIIRVHGFTKEAMYVSLGMNIVHIIGNYLLIFGNFGFPEMGVQGAALSSVISRGLALVVFFWMLYRIMSVRVELHYYFNLSKEYVSKILKIGIPSALEQVMYQACQIVFLYYATYLGAASLAAKNYANSISMFTYLFAFAIGMGTSIIVGRLVGAGEPTTAYYRVWKSVRWASGVTLIAVLLVIVFREPLMRIFTDDEEIIRLGINVLLLSIVLETGRTINIILVNSLRAAGDAKYPLWIGMFSMVAMSLPLGYFFVFQLELGLAGIWLAIAADEWLRAFIMFFRWRSKAWEKHALVKRDSKEQTAVLHS; from the coding sequence ATGAGTACGGCAACAGCCGGTAATGGACAAGGGCAGCAGGAGCAGAAGGGTATTAATTTATTTTTTCTGACATGGCCTATTTTTTTGGAAATCTCTTTGTTTATGTTTATGGGTATTGCAGATACGTTGATGCTGAGCGCGATTTCGGATAATGCAGTATCGGGAGTCGGAGCATCGAATCAGTTTTTGCATATTGCAATTTTGCTGCTTGAGGTGATCGGCAACGGGGCGTCTATTGTGGTAGCACAATATATTGGATCACGCAAGTTTGTCGAGGCGGCTAAAATATCAGCGCTTGCTGTAACGCTCAATCTGGCAGTAGGGCTGCTTCTCAGCTTAACCTTTGTTCTGTTTGGCGGACATTTGCTGCAGACGTTGAATTTGCAGGGCGAAATATTAGTACATGCCAAAAGCTATCTGTCGATCGTAGGCGGATTTATTTTCTTGCAGGCCATCATTAACTCAATCGCGGCAATTATTCGTGTACATGGATTTACGAAGGAAGCGATGTATGTATCGCTAGGCATGAACATCGTGCATATTATAGGCAATTATTTACTCATATTTGGCAATTTCGGCTTTCCAGAAATGGGTGTTCAAGGCGCTGCGCTCTCATCCGTGATTAGTCGTGGGCTCGCGCTCGTCGTATTTTTCTGGATGCTGTACCGCATTATGTCGGTGAGAGTAGAGCTTCATTACTACTTTAACCTGTCTAAAGAGTATGTATCTAAAATTTTGAAAATCGGCATTCCGTCTGCACTGGAGCAAGTCATGTACCAGGCATGCCAAATTGTTTTCTTATACTATGCCACCTATCTTGGGGCAGCCTCGCTAGCGGCCAAAAACTATGCAAACAGTATTTCGATGTTTACTTATTTATTTGCATTTGCAATCGGAATGGGTACATCGATTATCGTTGGCAGGCTGGTAGGTGCTGGTGAACCAACGACGGCGTATTATCGGGTTTGGAAAAGCGTCCGCTGGGCAAGCGGTGTAACCTTGATTGCGGTTCTGCTCGTCATTGTTTTCCGTGAGCCGCTCATGCGCATATTTACCGATGACGAGGAAATTATTCGTCTTGGAATTAACGTCCTGCTGCTCAGTATCGTGCTGGAGACGGGACGTACGATCAATATTATACTTGTGAACTCGCTCCGTGCAGCAGGGGATGCGAAGTATCCGCTCTGGATCGGTATGTTTTCAATGGTGGCGATGAGCCTTCCGCTCGGTTATTTCTTTGTGTTCCAGCTGGAGCTGGGCCTTGCAGGCATTTGGCTTGCGATCGCGGCGGATGAATGGCTGCGTGCTTTTATTATGTTTTTCCGCTGGCGCAGCAAAGCGTGGGAGAAGCATGCGCTGGTCAAGCGCGATTCAAAGGAGCAGACTGCGGTTCTGCATAGCTAA